The window TGCAACACGGTCTCGGCCACGATCGCGGCGGGCATCGTGCCGGCGGCGATGGAAATCATGGATCGCAACGTCAACGAGCTGGTCGAGGCCTGGCTCCACCTCGGGCTGCCGCTCGACGCCGCCGCCGTTCTGCTGATCGAGGTGGACGGCCCGGCCGAGAGTCTGCCGGCGCAGGTCGAGCGCATCGTTGCGATTGCGCGCGAGCACGGCACGCGCTCGACGCGCGTGGCGAAGGACGATGCCGAGCGCGCCGCGCTGTGGAAGGGCCGCAAGTCGGCGTTCGGCGCATTCGGCCGCAGCGGCAACGGCTTCTACATCATGGATGGCGTGGTGCCGCGCACGCGGCTCGCCGAGGCGCTGGCCACGGTCTATCGGCTGTGCGAGGAGCGCGGACTCGAGACCGGCAACGTGTTCCACGCCGGCGACGGAAATCTCCATCCCCACATCGCGTTTCACTTCGGCGACCCGAAATCGCAGCAGGCGGCGCTCGAGGTGTCGCAGGAGATCCTGCGCATGTGCATCCGCTTCGGGGGAACCATCTCGGGCGAGCACGGCGTCGGCATCGAGAAGAAGCCGATGATGCGCGAGCTGTTCGCGCCCGAGGATCTCGTGCTCATGAACCGCGTGCGCACCTCGCTCAATCCCGAAGGCCGCCTGAATCCCTGCAAGGTGCTGCCGGGCGGCGCGGGGTGCGGCGAGGCCGCCGCGCACGCCCATGAGGGCGCGGCTCCGGCGGTGATGCGCGGCGCGCCGGCCGGCGCCGACGTCGAGGGGCCGTGGATATGAGTGACACCCTGTCGGCGGCTCTCGGCCTCGACGCGAGCCGCGCGTTGGATCCCGCGCGTTTCGCGATCTCCGGCCTCGTGCCGCGATTCGCGCTCCGGCCGGCGACGCGCGACGAGGCGGCGGAAGCGCTGCGCGTCGCGTCGCGCGACGGCCTGAGCGTGGTTCCGTGGGGCGGCGGTGTGGCCTTGCCCGGCGAGGCGGCGCCGGAACGTTACGACCTGGCGCTCGATATTGGCGCGCTCGATCGGCTGGTCGAGTACCAGCCCGACGATCTCACGCTCACCGCCGAATGCGGCATCACCATCGCCACGCTGCGCGCGGAGCTCGCGCGCCACGGCCAGGAGCTCCCGCTCGAAGCGGCGCACGCCCGCCGCGCCACACTCGGCGGTGCGCTCGCGGCCAACGCCTGTGGGCCGCGCCGCCGCCGCTTCGGTGCCGCGCGTGATCGCGTCCTCGGCGCGCGCTATCTGCTCGGCGACGGGTCGAGTGCGCGCAGCGGTGGGAAAGTGGTGAAGAACGTCGCCGGCTACGGGCTTCATCGCCTGCTGTGCGGCTCGCGTGGCGGGCTGGCGGTGATCCTGGAAGCCAGCCTCAAGCTGCAGCCGGCGCCGGCGACGCGCGTGGCGCTGGTCTTCGCCCTCGATCGCGCCACGCTCGTAGACCGGGCGCGATGGAGCGAGTTCCCCCGCCTGGAACCCTCGGCGCTCACCGTGCCGAGCGGCGAGCGCGCGGCAGCCGCCGGCGTCGCGGGCCGGGGCGGCGAGTGCGTGGCGATCGTGGCGCTGGAGGACGACGCCGCGTGGGTCGCCGAGCAGGAGATCGCCACCACCCGCGCGCTTGGAGAGCCCGCCGTGCGAATCGAAGGCGCGGAAGTCGGGGCGCTGCTCGATCGGCTCGCGGATCTCGAAGAAACGCCCGGGGCGCGGCTCAGCTTCACCACCGCCGACACGTCGCCGGCGGCGCTCGGCGCGGTGCTCGATGCGGCGGCCGGCGGACCCTTCGTGTTTCATGCGTCGGCCGGCCGGCTTCAGCTTTGGCCGGTCGAGGGCCACGGACCCGCGATCGCGGCGTCGCTCGCCGATTCCGGTTTCACGCTGATCGATCATCGCGGCTCGAGCGCGATCGAACCGGCGATTCCGCCGCAGGCGGCCGTCGCCTCGATGCGCGCCGGGCTTCGCGACGCGTTCGACCCCGGCCGGCGCTTCGCGTTCGGGGAACGGTGGATCGACCCGGGTCGTTGATCGCGCTCGTGGCACTGTCGGCGCTCGCGCTCGCGACGCCCGGCCATGCGTCCACCAGCAGCGCGCTGCCGCTCTCCGACAACTACCCGATTTTCCGGCGCGAAGATTCGCTGGTCGTCGCCGGACGTTGGAGCGAGTCGCAAGCGCTCCTCGATTCGCTCTTGCGCGCGGCGCGCGCCAGCGGCAATCGGCGGCTCGAGCTCCAGACGCTGGTGCAGCGTGGCGGGCGGCTCGCATTTAGCGGCGAGACCGAAGCCGGCGAACAGGATCTTCGCGCGGCGCTCAAGCTCGCCCCTCAGTTGCGCGACACGACGCTGTGGTGCGCGGCGCTCCGTGCGCTGACCCTCGCCTATCAGAACACCGGGCGTCTCAAGGAGTCGGCACCGCTCGCGCTCGAGAATCAGCGACTCGCGCGCGCCCAGGGGAACGTCGCGTCGGTGGCGCGAGCCGACTGGCTGGCCGCGTACCAGCACCTCTGCGAGGGGCAGTACACGCGCGCCGTGCCGCAATATCGCAGTGCGATCTCGGAGCTGTCGCGAGCTGGCCTGAACGCCGAGGCGCTCGAGGCCCACGTGGGGCTGGCCCGCGCCTACGATGCGCTCGGCGAAACCAATCTTGCGCGCAACGAGTATCAGCGCGTGATCGCCGAGAGCGCCGGCCTCTCGCGATGGCTGTCGGCCGCCAATGCCTGGAACAATCTCGGCAACATCGAGAAGGCCGACGGCGACCCCACCACCGCCCTGGCCGATTGGAACCGCGCGCTGCCCCTCTATGAGCAGGTCCGGAAGTCGGACTTCGCGAGGTCGACGCGACTGAACGTGGCGCAGGCGCTGGTGGATCTCGGCCGATACGACGAAGCGGCCGCCGCGGCCGAGAGCGTGTTGAGCGAATCGAAGGCGCTCGGCGATCTCGATCATGAGATTCGCGCCTGGATCACGCGAGCGGAGATCCGGGCCCGGCAGGCCCGCTACGACGAGAGCCTGGCGGATGCCGACTCGGCTCTGAGTCGTAGCCAGGCGCTGACTCCGGAATCACGCGCCGCCGCCGAGCTGGCACAGATCGAGGCGTTGCGTGGTCTGGGGCGCATCGCCGCTGCGCGCGCGCAGGCCGCCGGCATCGCCGATCGCGCGGGCGGCGCGCTCTCGGCACTGCAGCGGCGAGACCTCCGCCGCGACCGGATCGAGCTCGAGCTGCTCAGCGGACATCCCGAGGAGGGCCTGCGATTGCTCGAAGCCGCGAGCGCCGATTCCACCGCCGACGCCTGGCGCGACCAGCTCTACCGTTCCCGCTGCCACGCCGCGCTGGGCCAGCACGAGCTCGCGTTTCGAGAGCTGGAAGAGGCCGCCTCGGGCTGGGAACGCTGGCGTGGCACGCCCGGCGATCCGGAGTGGCGCGAATCGCGCGGGCCCGATGCCGCGATGCTCTACCAGGAGTTCCAGGTGCTGATCGCCGGCGAGTCCGGCGGGCCGGAGCGCGAGAAGGAGGAGCGGCGCGCATTCGATGCCATTCAGAGATTCAAGGCGCGCACGCTCGAGGAGCGCATGGGAGGAAGGCTGGCCTCGACGCAGTCCCGCGTGGCGGCGACTCTCGCATGGCTGCAGAGCGGCGGCCTTCGCGAAGGCGAGCTGTTTCTCGATTTCTATACCGGTCCCGACTCGGCGTTCGCCTGCGCGGCCTCGCCACGGGCGTTCCGGTGGGTCTCGCTGGGCAACTCGCGCGAGCTGCGCACCAGGATCGCGCGAAGCGGCAGTCTGTTCGCGGCGCGCGGCAGCGACGCTCCGGCGGTCTCCGCCTGCGACGCGGCGGCCGCATCGCTGGGGCTCGGATTGCTCGCCGGGTATGCGGATCTCGTCCATGCCGCCCGTCGCGTGATCATCGCGCCCGACGCCGAGCTGGCGGGCGTTCCCTTTGGCGCGCTGCGGCTCGAGGGCCGCGTCGTGCTGGCGGATCGCGAAGTGGTGACGGTTCCTTCGGCAACCATTCTGCGCAACCTCCTCCCCGGTGAGGGAGCGAATGCTTCCGGCGAGCTGCTGGCGCTGGCGGGTGGCGCGCACGGCGCGGATCGCCTGACGGGCGCCGAACAGGAGGTGCGCTGGCTCGAACGCAACATCGAGCACGTCCGAGTGCTCGAGAATCCGGCCGTTCTCGATCGCGACGCGCTGCTGGGCCGGCTCGCCGGGTGCGACGCGGTGCATGTCGCGGCTCACACCGAGGTCAACATCGACGCCCCGTGGCGCTCGGGCATCCAGCTCACTTCTTCCGCCGCGCCTCGAGAGCTGGAGTTCCTCCGTGCCTCCACCATCGCCAGTCTCAGGCTGCGCGCCCGGCTCGCGGTGCTCTCCGGCTGCCAGTCCTATGGCAGCCGCGAACTGTTCGGCGAGGGCGTGCTGGGGCTTTCCACCGCGTTCCTCGGCGCGGGAGTGCCCTCGGTCGTGTGTACTCTGTGGCCGGTGGACGACCGTGCGACCGCGACCTTCATGGAGGATTTTTATTCGAAGCTGCTTCATGGCGAGACGCCGGCCGCCGCGCTGCGCTCCGCGCAGCTCGAGACCATGGCCCGACCCGAGACCCGCCATCCGCGCTACTGGGCGGGGTTCGTGCTGGTGGGCAAACCCGAATCCCGACTGGCGTTGCGCCGCCGTGCCTGACCGCGCGCATTTCGGCTGTGACGAACCGACTCGGGGATCGTCCTTCTCGTGAGCGACACGCATCGCAACGCCCCGGACGAAGAGCTGCTGCGTCGCGTGCGCGAGGATCCCGACGGAGCCGCTGGGCGCGCCGCCATCGAGGCGCTGCTCGGCCGGTACATGGAGCGAATCTATCTCTACTGCTTCCGGATGGTGCGCGACCGCGATCGCGCGCTCGATCTGGCGCAGGAAGCGATGATCGATGCGCTGCGGGGGCTGCCGGGGTTCGAGGGGCGCGCGCGATTCGCGTCGTGGCTGTTCGCGATCGTGCGCAACCGCTGCCGGACCGCGCTGCGCCCGCGCAGCCTGACGCGTGACGACGAGGTGGAAACCGATGAGCTGAGCGACGGCGGCGCCAACCCCGAGGCGCTGTGGATCGAGCGCGAAGGCGAAGCGAGGCTGGAGCGACTGGTGATGGAACACCTCGAACCACTTGAACAAAACGCGATCTGGCTGCGCTGCGTCGAGGGGATGCCGGTGGACGAGATCACGCGAGTACTGGGAGTCGAATCCGCGTCGGGCGCGCGTGGATTGCTGCAAACGGCTCGCCGCAAACTGCGCGCGGCGCTGAGTCGCGAGGAGCAGACTGGCAAGGGAGAGCCCGATGGAACGCGATAGAGAGTTTTCGATCGAGGAGCTGGGAGAGATCGCCGAGCTTTCGTCCGATCATCCGCGGCGCCGAGAATTCGAGCGCTCGCCCCGCGGGCGCGCGCTGCTCGCCACCTACCGATCGTTCGTGAATCCCGGTGCCGCCGGGGCGGAGGCCGGCCTCGAGCAGGCGCGGGCGCATCTCCAGGCATTGCTGGTGCGCGAGCTGGGGCAGAGCGCCGGACCCGCGGCCGCGGGCGCGGCCGGCGAACGCCGCCCGCCGTCGAATTCGTGGAGCTGGCGGTCGTGGGCGGCCCTGCGACCCGTACTGGCGTTGGCCGTGATCGTGATCGTCGCGGCCGGCGCCTGGGTCGCGACGCAACATCGCGGCGCGTCCAACCCGGTCCTGCGCGGCCGGCGAGTCGGTGGAACCGTCGAGCTGGCGCTTCACGCGCCGCGCGCGACCGCCGAGGGGCTCGAGCTGAGCTGGGAGCCGGTCGCGGGGGCCGATCGCTACGAGGTCGCGTTCTTCGCCTCCGACCTCCGCGATCTGGCCCACGCCCCGGCCACGAGCGAGCCACGGCTCGTGCTCTCGCTGGTGGCATTGCCGTCCGGCCTCTCGCGCCGCTCGACCGTCCTCTGGCAGGTCAGCGCCAGGAAGGGCAGCACCCCGCTCGCCCAGTCGGAGACCGCGCCGCTCCAGATTCCCTGAGAGCGGCGGTTCGGCGGCGGCCGGAGACTCGGGCCGGGGCTGTGATTTCCGTGACCTCCCGATCGTCTGTTCGTCACGCGCGTCCGGAATCGCCCGCGGCGCCCGACTCGAGAGGTCGCCATGAAGCTCCGCCCACAGTTTCACGGTTCCATCCTCATTGCACTGCTCTTGTATTTGCCCGGCTCCGCCCAAATCGCCGCCGCGTTCACCCTGAGCACCCGAATCGACTACACGACTGCTGCCGGCACTTACAACGTCTCGGTCGCCGATCTCAACAGCGACGGGCGGCCCGATGTGATCGCTCCCTGTTTCTCGGCGAACGTCGTCTCGGTGCTGCTGGGCACCGGCGGCGGTCATCTCTCGTTCCATGTCGATTGGCCGACCGGAAACGGTCCCACCAACGTGGCGGTGGGCGACCTGAATGGTGACGGGCGGCCCGATCTGGTGGTCACGAATCAAACCGCGGGCACGATTTCGATCCTGCTCGGCGATGGCATTGGTGGCTTCGGTGTGAAGACCGACGTCGCGACGGGGCCGCTGCCGAATTGCGCCGTGATCGCCGACTTCAACGAAGACGGCCGGCCGGACGTCGCGGTCAGCACGCAGAGCGGCTCGGGCGTCACGGTCCTCCTCGGCGACGGAGCCGGGGGTCTCGGTTCGCGCAGGGATTTCACCAGCGGCAGCACTTCCACGTCGCTGGCTGCGGCAGATTTCGACGGCGACGGTCACGTGGATCTCGCGGTCGCGAATCACGGCTCCAACAGCATTACGATCCTGCACGGCGACGGCTCCGGCGGATTCGGCACGCCGGCGACCGTCGCGGTGACCAGTCCGACCGGCGTCGCCACCACCGATTTCAACCAGGACGGCACTCCCGACCTGGTCGCGACCAGCAATGTCACCGACTCGGTCACGGTCTGGCTGGGCCCGATCGGAGTCGGCGCGCGGACCGCGTACGCCATCGGCACCAACATCATCTCGGTGGCCACGGGGTGCACGCACAGCATCGGCGGCTCTCCCGACATCGTGATCGCCGACACCGGCGCCAACAGCATCGCGGTGCTGACTGGTGACGGAGACGGCGGCTTCTCGCTCCCGGCGCTCACCAGCGCCGGAATCGGCCCGGATGGCGTCGCGGTGGTGGACATGAACGGTGACGGCCTGCTGGACGTCGTCACCGCCAACAACTCGGGGTCCTCGGTGTCGGTGCTGCTCAACGACAATGGATTCCCGTTCACTCCGAAGACCGATGCCGTGGTGGGAAGTTTTCCCGGGCAGGTCGTGCTCGCCGATCTGAATCACGACGGCAGGCTCGACGCCGTCGTCGCCAATACCGCCAGCATGTCGGTCTCGACCCTGCTGGGTGACGGCGCAGGTGGCTTCGGGCCCAAGACCGACTTCAGTCTCACCGGTGGCTCGTTCGGAGTCGCGGTGGCCGACTTCAATCTCGACGGCAATCCCGACATCGCAATCGCCGGCGGCGGGTTCAACACGCTGTCGGTGCTGATGGGAAACGGCGTCGGCAACTTCGCGGCGCACGTCGATTACACGACGGGTCTGTTCCCGGCGGGGATCGTGGCGGTCGATCTCAACCATGACGGCCGGCCGGATCTGGTGACGGTCAATTCCACCGGCAACAGCGTCTCGATCCTGCTCAACAACGGCAGCGGCACGTTCGGCGCGAAGACCGACGTCACGGCCGGATCCTCTCCCAACGCGATCGCCGCCGGCGATCTCAACGGTGACGGGAATCCGGACATCGTGGTCACCAACGGCGCGACGAACACGGTTTCCATCTTCCTCGGCAACGGCACCGGTGGACTCAATCCGCAGGTGACGGTGGCCACCGGCACAACGCCTCATGGCCTCGCGATTGGCGACGTCAATGGCGACGGCAAGGCCGACCTGGTGGTCACCAACAGCGCGGGCCCGAGTGTCTCGGTCCTGATCGGAAATGGAACCGGCACGTCGTTCATCAGGAGCGACTACGGCACCGGAACCAATCCGCAGGGGGTGGCGATCCGCGACATCGACGGTGACGGGCTGCCGGACCTGGTGGTCTGCGAGCAGGGAAGCAATGCGCTTTCGATCTTGTCCGGCCGAGGCAGCGGCGTATTCGCCCCGCGCGTCATCGGATTCCAGGGGGTCGATCCCTACTCGGTCGCGATCGCCGATCTGAACGGCGACGGCAAGCCCGATCTGGTGTTCTCCGAGAACAATTTTGCGAAGATCGGAACCGACCTCGCGCTCGAGAGCACGCAGACCGCGCTGAGCGTGACGCCCAACCCCGCGGTGCGCCCGGGGCCGCTCGTGCTGTCCGCCACGGTCACGACCACCGCGCCGGGGGCGGGACCGCTCACCGGGCCGGTCTTCTTCTACGACGGCGCCACGCCGCTCGGGTACACGAATCTGGCGGGTGGCGTCGCGGCGATCTCGATTACCACGACTCGGCTGGGGGTTCGGTCGCTGTGGGCGCTCTATCGGCCGATCTCGCGGTTCGTCGCCAGCGTTTCGCCGATTGTCAGCCAGCGAGTCGTCACGTCCGCGGCCGGTCACATCGTCTCGACGAAGGACGTAACGGCCGATGAGGGAGGTCGCGTCCACCTGGCCTTCGCGCGGAGCCCGTTCGACTTCTACAGCTCACCGACGCCGATCGCGCGCTACGACGTGTTCCGGCGCCAGCTCGTGATCGGCGCATCGCTGGCGCGTGCTCCTCGAGCCACGCTCGTGCCCAATCAAACCGAGCTGGCCGGCTGGGATTTCGTCGCCAGCGTCCCGGCCAACATTGAAACCGAATACGACCTGGTGGCGCCGACGGTCATCGATTCGAACACCACCGGCGCTCACTTCAGCGTCTTCCTGGTGCGAGCGTCCACCGCGACGCCCGGCGTCTACTACGACTCGGCGCCGGACTCGGGTTACTCGGTGGACAATCTGCCGCCCGCGCCACCGGCACCATTCCTCGGCGCCTATTCGGGAGGTGCCACGCATCTTCACTGGGGCGCCAACACCGAAGCGGACTTCTGGTATTACAAGCTCTATCGCGGTGCTTCGAGCGGCTTCGTTCCCGGTCCCGGCAACTTCGTCGCCTCGCTCCCTGACACCGGATATCAGGATGTCGGCCCGGCGGGCTCCTGGTACAAGCTCGCCGCGGTGGACGTGAACGGCAACGTGAGCCCGTTCTCGCTCGTCGGCCCCAATGGAATCACCGCGGTGGGCGACCCCGGTCCGGCCGAGTTCGCGCTTGCTCCGCCGAGCCCGAATCCCGCGCGCGGGCCGGGGCTGGTGGTGCGCTTCTCGCTGCCGGCTTCGCGACCGGGCCGGATCGAGCTGCTCGATGTGAGCGGGCGGCGCATCACGAATCGCGACGTCGGCGGATTCGGCCCCGGAGAGCATTCCATCGATCTTGCAGATGGCCGGATGCTTCCGCCCGGCGTCTATCTGGTGCGGCTCACCTGCGGGGCCGAATCGCGGATGGTGAGGGCCGCAGTGCTCGAGTAGCGCGAGCCAGCGTCAAGAGCCTGTAAGAACTGGCGGCGACGGGATGTCGCCGCCAGTCTTCGCTGGAGCCCCTCCCGTTCCCTGCCGATCCCCTTCATGCGGGGCGTGTGGTCCCCGACCGGCGGAAGGGAGCGGACCGGATGAGAAGATCGATCACTGCGGGCAACGCGACTCTGGCGCTGGCGATCGCGTTCAGCGCCTCGATCTCGCGCGCCGACCAGGCGCCGCCCGCGAACGCGGCCCCCGCTCCGCCTCAGTCGGCGATCGTGAAGCCCGCTCCGATGGTGGTGACGCCGATCCTGCCTCCAGCGAATCCATCGATCGACATGAACGGCTTCCTGAAGGTCTCTCAGGAGGCCGCCGCGCTACGCCTGAGGCACCGCGTCAGCGAGGACGATTTCATCCGCATGAGCCGCATGCCCGGCACGTTGATCCTCGACGCACGCAGCCACGACAAGTATGACCTGCTGCACGTGAAGGGCGCCGTCAATCTCAGCTTCCCCGACATCGCGGTCGCCAGCCTCGCGCGGACGATTCCAGACAAGAGCACGCGCATCCTGATCTACTGCAACAACAATTTCCTCAACGCTCCGAACGCGTTCCCTTCCAAGCTCGCGACCGCGTCGCTCAATCTCTCCACGTTCATCGCGCTCTACAACTACGGCTACCGGAACGTGTACGAGCTGGGCCCGACGCTCGACGTTCACCAGACCAGAATCCAGTTCGAGCCGCCGATCGCGCCGCGGTGAAAAACGCTTCTCTCAGCCGGGCTGGTGCTCCTGGCGCAGCAGATCGTTCACCGTCTTCACGGGATTGAAGACGGTGAGCGGCACTTCGACGAACCGGCTGTTCCAGCCCGCCATCGCGCCATTCCACAGGCCCGGCCGCTCGAGAGTCTTGAGCTCGCGGCCGCCGTCGCTCTTCCTCGCGATCATCACCGCCTGACGATCCACGAATTGCGCGAGCGGATAGACCCGGTCCCGAGCGTCGCGGAGCGCCAGCGCCATGAACACCGGATTGAAGTGGGTGGCTGACGCCACCACTTTCTTCTGCGCGGGATCGGCGTTGTTCACCTGCGACAGCTCGACGATCTGCGGCGTGACCTCGCCGTCGGTTCCGCGCACCCACATCGGCCCGCCGCCCGGCTCGCCGGTGTTGGGCACCATGCCGCACACCCGGATCGGGCGCGCGAGCTGCGAGTGGGCCCACGCCGCCAGCGCCGAATTCGCGGCCGCGCCATTGCCCGCGGCGTCCGGGGGCGGAACTCGATGGAACGTCTCGCGCAGGAAATGCGCCGCCTCCTCGGTTGCCGTCGCGTCGGCGCCGCTCTCGAGGCGCCGGAGCAACTCCACCGCGCGCCGCTCGAGCCCTGCCACCATGCCGATCACGATCCGCGACCAGGAGAACGTGGGCGGCTTGAACCGGTCGTGCGCCACATTGTCGATGTTGCGCACCATCACCAGATCACCGGGGAGGTCGGCGAGGTTCTCGATCAGCGCGCCATGTCCGGATGGCCGCAGCAGCAGCGAGCCGTCGGCATGGCGGAACGCCTCGCCGTCGAGCGCCGCTGCGATCGTGTCGGTGGCCGGTCGCTGCTCGGAGAGCTCCACGTCGAGCCGCACGTCGAGCCGCTCCTCGAGCTGCGGCCCGACGTCGGCGATTCGCGCCTCGAAGCGCCGCCGGTGCTCGGGCGACACGGTGAAGTGCAGCCGGCACACACCTTCGCCATCCGCGACCACCTGGGTCGCCTCGATCAGGTGTTCTTCGAACGCGGCACGGGGCCCCTCCGGATAGGCGTGGAACGGAAGCAGGCCCTTGGGCGTCCGCGCGGCATCGAGCGTCTCCTCGTCGAGCAGCGCTTCGAGAATCGTCTCGTACGGACCGCTCCGCACCAGATCGCGAAGCCGAGCTCCGTTGCGTTCCGCCTCGGCCTTGAGCCCCGCGAAGAAGGCGAAGCGATCGATGCCGGCGAGGAATTCCCGCATCGCCCTCGCTTCGGCTCGCCCGGCGCGCGCCGCGGCATCGAGGCCTTGGGGCGTCATCAGCTCCGGTTCGGCGCGGCAGATCATGAGATCGCGGAACATGCGGCTCGCGGCGCCCGAAGCTGGGACGAACATGCCGACCCGCCCGCGATCGGCGGCGTCGGCGTGAAGCCGCAGCAGCTCGCGACCTTCCTCGGCGCCAACGCGCACGATACCGTCGCCGATGGTGCACGGCCGATCGAGCACGACCGGGGCGGGTGGATGGGCGAGCAAGGCAAGCTGTCGCTCGGCCTCTTCCACGGAGATGCCGTGCGAGGCGAGCTGCTGGGCGTCGGATGGAGTGAAATGTCCGGGCATGGTAATGGGCGGTCGGTCTCGACCGGGCAAGGTAGCGGAATCGAGCAACGGTGCGCGAGGTGCTAGCCTCCGGGCTTCCACTCGATCTCATGGAGGCAGACATGAAGCGCCACGCTCGTCGCGGTTCCCAGATCGTCGCTCTCGCGCCCTGCCTGCTGGCGCTCTCGCCACAGGCCGCTCTCGCTGCCGACAAGATCGGCCCGATCGCTCACACTTATTCGATCGTGGCGCGCGATCCCGAGACCGGCGAGCTCGGCGTGGCGGTGCAGTCGCACTACTTCTCGGTCGGCCCGGTGGTTCCATGGGCCGAGGCCGGAGTCGGCGCGGTGGCGACACAGTCACTGGTGCTGGTCGACTACGGTCCCAACGGTCTCGAGCTGATGCGCAAAGGGGTGCCGGCGCCCGAGGCCTTGAAGCAGCTGGTCGCCGCCGACACCGCGCGCGACGGGCGCCAGGTGGCGATGATCGACGCTCAGGGTCGCGTCGACGCATGGACGGGACCCAGGTGCATTCCGTTCGCGGGCCAGCACGTCGGCAAGGACTATTCGTGTCAGGCCAATCTCATGCGCAGCGACGCAATCTGGCCGGCGATGGCGCGCGCCTACGAGGCGGCGAAGGGCGACCTCGCCGAGCGGATGATGCAGGCGCTCGAGGCCGGCGAGCGCGCGGGCGGCGACATCCGCGGGCGTCAGTCGGCGGCGATGGTGATCGTGAAGGCGAAATCGAGCGGCAAGCCGTGGGCGGATCGCGTGATCGATCTGCGCGTCGAGGACAGCAAGGATCCGCTCGGGGAATTGCGGCGGCTCATCAAGCTGCGCCGCGCCTACAACTATGAAGACGCCGGCGACAATGCGATCTCGGAGAAGAAGCCGGAAGAGGCGCTCAAGAACTACGAGCAGGCGGCGAAGCTCGCTCCCGAAGTGGTCGAGCTGCAGTTCTGGGCGGCGGTCTCGATGTACACCAACGGTCGCGAACCCGAGGGCCTGCAGACCTTCCGCCACGTGTTCGCGCGGGAGCGTTTCTGGATGGACCTGGTTCCGCGGCTGGCGCAGGTCGGCCTGTTCCCCAACGACCCCGACAAGATCGCCGAGGTGCAGCGCCAGGCGCCGCGGGTGGAAAGATTTCTCAGGTAACGAGGTTTTCGGAGTCGCGAGGAGCTTGAGTTGAGAATCGAGCGCGTCAGCCCGCTGCCGCACGCCAAGGAGTCGTCAAGCTCGGGGCGCTTTTCCGGCCCCGGCGCGGCTGCTAGCCTCGGCACCGTGAGCGAAGCCCGCCGCAAGAACCCCAGCCTGAACGACGTCTGGCGCGAATCGCGCGAGCTGATCGTTCAGCACCGGCGCCAGCTCGGCATCGGCCTGGTGCTGCTGGTGATCAGCCGCGCCGCCGGACTGGTGCTGCCCTTCACCTCGAAGACGCTGATCGACGACGTGATCGGCAAGCGTCACGTGCAGCTGCTGGTTCCGCTGGCGCTCGCGGCCGGCGGCGCCACGCTGATCCAGGCGCTCTCGGGCTTCGGCCTGTCGCAGGTGGTGTCGATCACCGCGCAGCGCGCGATCACCGACATGCGCCGCAGGGTCATGGCGCACGTCACGCGGCTTCCGGTGCGCTACTTCGACTCGACTCAGACCGGCATTCTGATCTCCCGCATCATGACCGACGCCGAGGGCATCCGGAATCTGGTCGGCACCGGGCTCGTGCAATTGATCGGCGGGATCCTGACCGCGATCGTCGCGCTGGTGGTGCTGCTCAATCTCAACTGGCGCCTCACCCTGATCACGCTGGCGGTGCTGGCGATTTTCAGCGGATTCATGACCTGGGTGTTCAAGCGCTTCCGCCCGCTGTTCCGCGAGCGCGGCAA is drawn from Candidatus Sulfotelmatobacter sp. and contains these coding sequences:
- a CDS encoding FG-GAP-like repeat-containing protein, with translation MKLRPQFHGSILIALLLYLPGSAQIAAAFTLSTRIDYTTAAGTYNVSVADLNSDGRPDVIAPCFSANVVSVLLGTGGGHLSFHVDWPTGNGPTNVAVGDLNGDGRPDLVVTNQTAGTISILLGDGIGGFGVKTDVATGPLPNCAVIADFNEDGRPDVAVSTQSGSGVTVLLGDGAGGLGSRRDFTSGSTSTSLAAADFDGDGHVDLAVANHGSNSITILHGDGSGGFGTPATVAVTSPTGVATTDFNQDGTPDLVATSNVTDSVTVWLGPIGVGARTAYAIGTNIISVATGCTHSIGGSPDIVIADTGANSIAVLTGDGDGGFSLPALTSAGIGPDGVAVVDMNGDGLLDVVTANNSGSSVSVLLNDNGFPFTPKTDAVVGSFPGQVVLADLNHDGRLDAVVANTASMSVSTLLGDGAGGFGPKTDFSLTGGSFGVAVADFNLDGNPDIAIAGGGFNTLSVLMGNGVGNFAAHVDYTTGLFPAGIVAVDLNHDGRPDLVTVNSTGNSVSILLNNGSGTFGAKTDVTAGSSPNAIAAGDLNGDGNPDIVVTNGATNTVSIFLGNGTGGLNPQVTVATGTTPHGLAIGDVNGDGKADLVVTNSAGPSVSVLIGNGTGTSFIRSDYGTGTNPQGVAIRDIDGDGLPDLVVCEQGSNALSILSGRGSGVFAPRVIGFQGVDPYSVAIADLNGDGKPDLVFSENNFAKIGTDLALESTQTALSVTPNPAVRPGPLVLSATVTTTAPGAGPLTGPVFFYDGATPLGYTNLAGGVAAISITTTRLGVRSLWALYRPISRFVASVSPIVSQRVVTSAAGHIVSTKDVTADEGGRVHLAFARSPFDFYSSPTPIARYDVFRRQLVIGASLARAPRATLVPNQTELAGWDFVASVPANIETEYDLVAPTVIDSNTTGAHFSVFLVRASTATPGVYYDSAPDSGYSVDNLPPAPPAPFLGAYSGGATHLHWGANTEADFWYYKLYRGASSGFVPGPGNFVASLPDTGYQDVGPAGSWYKLAAVDVNGNVSPFSLVGPNGITAVGDPGPAEFALAPPSPNPARGPGLVVRFSLPASRPGRIELLDVSGRRITNRDVGGFGPGEHSIDLADGRMLPPGVYLVRLTCGAESRMVRAAVLE
- a CDS encoding rhodanese-like domain-containing protein, producing the protein MRRSITAGNATLALAIAFSASISRADQAPPANAAPAPPQSAIVKPAPMVVTPILPPANPSIDMNGFLKVSQEAAALRLRHRVSEDDFIRMSRMPGTLILDARSHDKYDLLHVKGAVNLSFPDIAVASLARTIPDKSTRILIYCNNNFLNAPNAFPSKLATASLNLSTFIALYNYGYRNVYELGPTLDVHQTRIQFEPPIAPR
- a CDS encoding DUF4301 family protein, whose protein sequence is MPGHFTPSDAQQLASHGISVEEAERQLALLAHPPAPVVLDRPCTIGDGIVRVGAEEGRELLRLHADAADRGRVGMFVPASGAASRMFRDLMICRAEPELMTPQGLDAAARAGRAEARAMREFLAGIDRFAFFAGLKAEAERNGARLRDLVRSGPYETILEALLDEETLDAARTPKGLLPFHAYPEGPRAAFEEHLIEATQVVADGEGVCRLHFTVSPEHRRRFEARIADVGPQLEERLDVRLDVELSEQRPATDTIAAALDGEAFRHADGSLLLRPSGHGALIENLADLPGDLVMVRNIDNVAHDRFKPPTFSWSRIVIGMVAGLERRAVELLRRLESGADATATEEAAHFLRETFHRVPPPDAAGNGAAANSALAAWAHSQLARPIRVCGMVPNTGEPGGGPMWVRGTDGEVTPQIVELSQVNNADPAQKKVVASATHFNPVFMALALRDARDRVYPLAQFVDRQAVMIARKSDGGRELKTLERPGLWNGAMAGWNSRFVEVPLTVFNPVKTVNDLLRQEHQPG
- a CDS encoding DUF1028 domain-containing protein, whose protein sequence is MKRHARRGSQIVALAPCLLALSPQAALAADKIGPIAHTYSIVARDPETGELGVAVQSHYFSVGPVVPWAEAGVGAVATQSLVLVDYGPNGLELMRKGVPAPEALKQLVAADTARDGRQVAMIDAQGRVDAWTGPRCIPFAGQHVGKDYSCQANLMRSDAIWPAMARAYEAAKGDLAERMMQALEAGERAGGDIRGRQSAAMVIVKAKSSGKPWADRVIDLRVEDSKDPLGELRRLIKLRRAYNYEDAGDNAISEKKPEEALKNYEQAAKLAPEVVELQFWAAVSMYTNGREPEGLQTFRHVFARERFWMDLVPRLAQVGLFPNDPDKIAEVQRQAPRVERFLR